A stretch of the Papaver somniferum cultivar HN1 chromosome 6, ASM357369v1, whole genome shotgun sequence genome encodes the following:
- the LOC113287426 gene encoding tobamovirus multiplication protein 1-like isoform X2: MIGSSNVGYFVYLLSTLVATCKGWLCWSNACGFILMACPKILFLAAFLLILSFWVDLRHQTNYEEEDDDDNSSREPLLEKRMTKPHSSSIDDLRRCFPFQSIHVGSRQKFVILVVLLIFVIMVASAMLIWIGMGKNPIDSSVVARVYTDMFAIAVIILGGALATYGVLLFLKMKNVRSDKASTEMWKVAGLAVVSVVCFTTSAVVALASNVPLLYHWHPVNANGVITSVLIIIYYFIGSSVPSAFVLWVMREMPPPFVDSRHAQSRVPQLRTVPFIEDRPVATHQAHRWTTVTSSQNKASRASPI, translated from the exons ATGATTGGATCTTCCAATGTAG GTTACTTTGTGTATTTATTATCCACTCTTGTCGCTACTTGTAAGGGTTGGTTGTGCTGGTCAAATGCTTGTGGGTTCATTCTCATGG CCTGTCCTAAGATTTTGTTTCTAGCAGCATTTCTTCTGATTTTATCCTTCTG GGTCGACCTTCGTCACCAGACAAattacgaagaagaagatgatgacgaCAATAGCTCTCGAGAACCTCTGTTGGAAAAGAGAATGACTAAACCACATTCGTCTAGCATAGATGATCTTAGAAGATGTTTTCCCTTCCAATCCATTCATGTAGGAAGCCGGCAAAAGTTTGTGATTTTG GTGGTTCTGCTAATTTTTGTAATAATGGTGGCATCTGCAATGCTAATCTGGATTGGCATGGGAAAGAATCCTATAGATTCGTCTGTAGTTGCTCGG GTGTACACAGACATGTTTGCAATAGCGGTTATTATATTAGGAGGAGCCTTGGCTACTTATG GTGTGTTGCTGTTCCTGAAAATGAAAAATGTACGATCAGACAAAGCTTCAACTGAAATGTGGAAG GTTGCAGGTTTGGCAGTTGTCTCTGTTGTCTGTTTCACAACAAGTGCTGTAGTAGCTCTTGCTTCAAATGTCCCT CTGCTTTATCACTGGCATCCTGTGAATGCAAATGGTGTAATTACTTCAGTTCTTATTATTATATACTATTTTATAG GTTCATCTGTACCGTCAGCTTTTGTATTATGGGTAATGAGAGAAATGCCACCACCGTTTGTGGACAGTAGACACGCACAATCGAGAGTACCACAACTGAGAACAGTGCCTTTCATCGAGGATAGACCAGTAGCAACACATCAAGCTCATCGTTGGACTACTGTCACAAGCTCACAAAATAAG GCCTCAAGAGCAAGTCCCATATAA
- the LOC113287426 gene encoding tobamovirus multiplication protein 1-like isoform X1, with protein sequence MYVLENGDCLPPVLVGVNVFLASVDAVIAFIAFSQLIRIHLRTKQLGWTRQKVFHLMIGSSNVGYFVYLLSTLVATCKGWLCWSNACGFILMACPKILFLAAFLLILSFWVDLRHQTNYEEEDDDDNSSREPLLEKRMTKPHSSSIDDLRRCFPFQSIHVGSRQKFVILVVLLIFVIMVASAMLIWIGMGKNPIDSSVVARVYTDMFAIAVIILGGALATYGVLLFLKMKNVRSDKASTEMWKVAGLAVVSVVCFTTSAVVALASNVPLLYHWHPVNANGVITSVLIIIYYFIGSSVPSAFVLWVMREMPPPFVDSRHAQSRVPQLRTVPFIEDRPVATHQAHRWTTVTSSQNKASRASPI encoded by the exons ATGTATGTATTAGAAAATGGGGATTGTTTACCACCGGTTTTGGTAGGAGTTAATGTTTTCCTTGCTTCTGTTGATGCTGTTATTGCATTCATTGCATTTTCTCag TTGATTAGGATTCACTTGAGGACTAAACAACTTGGTTGGACTCGCCAAAAG GTTTTCCATCTCATGATTGGATCTTCCAATGTAG GTTACTTTGTGTATTTATTATCCACTCTTGTCGCTACTTGTAAGGGTTGGTTGTGCTGGTCAAATGCTTGTGGGTTCATTCTCATGG CCTGTCCTAAGATTTTGTTTCTAGCAGCATTTCTTCTGATTTTATCCTTCTG GGTCGACCTTCGTCACCAGACAAattacgaagaagaagatgatgacgaCAATAGCTCTCGAGAACCTCTGTTGGAAAAGAGAATGACTAAACCACATTCGTCTAGCATAGATGATCTTAGAAGATGTTTTCCCTTCCAATCCATTCATGTAGGAAGCCGGCAAAAGTTTGTGATTTTG GTGGTTCTGCTAATTTTTGTAATAATGGTGGCATCTGCAATGCTAATCTGGATTGGCATGGGAAAGAATCCTATAGATTCGTCTGTAGTTGCTCGG GTGTACACAGACATGTTTGCAATAGCGGTTATTATATTAGGAGGAGCCTTGGCTACTTATG GTGTGTTGCTGTTCCTGAAAATGAAAAATGTACGATCAGACAAAGCTTCAACTGAAATGTGGAAG GTTGCAGGTTTGGCAGTTGTCTCTGTTGTCTGTTTCACAACAAGTGCTGTAGTAGCTCTTGCTTCAAATGTCCCT CTGCTTTATCACTGGCATCCTGTGAATGCAAATGGTGTAATTACTTCAGTTCTTATTATTATATACTATTTTATAG GTTCATCTGTACCGTCAGCTTTTGTATTATGGGTAATGAGAGAAATGCCACCACCGTTTGTGGACAGTAGACACGCACAATCGAGAGTACCACAACTGAGAACAGTGCCTTTCATCGAGGATAGACCAGTAGCAACACATCAAGCTCATCGTTGGACTACTGTCACAAGCTCACAAAATAAG GCCTCAAGAGCAAGTCCCATATAA